The Saprospiraceae bacterium genome includes a window with the following:
- a CDS encoding AAA family ATPase encodes MDANTHRLRNNFILLKNGGKDFDSIVKEMQGVSIKSLKTWDKSYNDEMKKISEHYNLGGVNKLNLGKKDEVVTLEPKNQINNILYTSILSINRNGEYKKQNQIKFNLSLKDSIIFKLWRASTSDLNKLEDKSKIEYLTELVQKSKWAHDILKDQLIEITLNKIELKNGFRYNSNIEIRDNKQLSDVEKAVQFYIENFYHPESMEKRDRMNVEKSNYYYNIGSGILPIALKKIYIENYNGIKNLELNELYVDSQWIFITGENGYGKTSFLQALTIGLFGKKDQYRDIYKNSSQVFIVDHLKNLPHTNIIVEYKNENESFINQTLGDEFVSLKNLVCYGPSRLSMQSGFTNEDENKTLSVTHSLFSPQSTLLNIENRLIIWELSKDKKFKYIVKIFKKLIPNLMDIKLSSDKTKIIYTEREIGTNKKFNSVNILQLASGFRSLIGMVGDMILRFYLNQPEIENPSDFTGIVIIDEFDLHWHPKLQIELPGKLSEIFPFVQFIVSTHSAIPLLGAPKNATIIKINRTKEEGITAEKLDIDITKLTPNIILTSPIFDMDSITSKSKESLDEVRTEDDFQKIQSSDDVDKFLEERAKAGKKYPDTLFA; translated from the coding sequence ATGGATGCAAATACCCATAGACTAAGAAATAATTTCATCTTATTAAAGAATGGTGGAAAAGATTTTGACAGCATTGTAAAGGAAATGCAAGGAGTTAGCATTAAGTCCCTGAAGACATGGGATAAAAGTTATAATGATGAAATGAAAAAAATATCAGAACATTATAACTTAGGTGGAGTGAATAAACTTAATTTAGGTAAGAAAGATGAAGTAGTTACATTAGAACCAAAAAACCAAATAAACAATATATTATATACATCTATCTTGAGTATAAATAGAAATGGAGAGTACAAAAAACAAAATCAGATTAAATTTAACCTGTCCCTGAAAGATAGTATAATATTTAAATTATGGCGAGCTTCAACTTCGGATTTGAATAAGCTGGAAGATAAATCAAAAATAGAATATCTAACAGAGCTTGTGCAAAAAAGTAAATGGGCTCATGATATCCTTAAAGACCAATTAATTGAAATTACATTAAATAAAATTGAATTAAAAAATGGATTCCGATATAACTCTAATATAGAAATTAGAGATAATAAACAATTATCAGATGTAGAAAAAGCAGTTCAATTTTATATTGAAAACTTCTACCATCCAGAATCTATGGAAAAAAGGGATAGGATGAATGTTGAAAAATCAAATTACTACTACAACATTGGTAGTGGTATATTACCAATTGCATTAAAGAAAATTTATATTGAAAATTATAACGGTATTAAAAATTTAGAGTTAAATGAACTATATGTTGATTCACAATGGATATTTATTACAGGTGAAAATGGATATGGAAAAACTAGCTTTTTGCAGGCTTTAACTATAGGGCTATTTGGAAAAAAAGATCAATATAGAGATATATATAAAAATTCATCTCAAGTATTTATAGTTGATCATTTAAAAAACTTACCACATACAAATATCATCGTGGAATATAAAAATGAAAACGAATCATTTATTAACCAAACCTTAGGTGATGAATTTGTTTCACTTAAAAACTTAGTCTGTTACGGACCATCCAGATTGAGTATGCAATCAGGTTTTACTAATGAAGATGAGAATAAAACTTTATCAGTTACACATAGTTTGTTTTCACCACAATCAACCTTACTAAATATAGAAAATAGACTAATTATTTGGGAATTATCAAAAGATAAGAAATTTAAATATATAGTCAAAATATTCAAAAAATTAATTCCAAATTTGATGGATATTAAACTTAGTAGTGACAAAACAAAGATTATTTATACCGAACGTGAGATTGGGACAAACAAAAAATTTAATAGTGTTAATATATTGCAATTAGCATCAGGATTCAGAAGTTTAATTGGAATGGTAGGAGACATGATATTGAGATTTTATCTAAATCAACCTGAAATAGAAAATCCGTCAGATTTTACCGGTATTGTGATTATTGATGAATTTGACCTTCATTGGCATCCAAAACTTCAAATTGAATTACCAGGAAAGTTGTCAGAAATATTCCCATTCGTTCAATTTATTGTTTCCACGCATAGTGCAATTCCATTATTAGGTGCCCCAAAAAATGCAACAATCATAAAAATAAACCGAACTAAAGAGGAAGGGATTACTGCTGAAAAATTGGATATTGATATTACCAAATTAACTCCAAATATCATATTGACTTCACCTATATTCGATATGGATTCAATTACCAGTAAATCCAAAGAGAGCTTAGATGAAGTTAGGACCGAAGATGATTTTCAAAAAATTCAATCTTCTGATGATGTTGACAAATTTTTAGAAGAACGTGCAAAGGCTGGAAAAAAATATCCGGATACTTTATTTGCCTGA
- a CDS encoding acetyl-CoA carboxylase carboxyltransferase subunit beta, with protein MSWFKRLKEGIQTATKNKKEAPDGLWHKCSRCGEMTTVKELRENLYLCPKCDFHVRVSSKDYFELIFDGKYTRHFDNILSVDMLNFKDIKSYEERLTEAYKKTSLPDAMSVASGKVGKHPLVIACMDFGFIGGSMGSVVGEKISRAIDLCLETKTPLMIISKSGGARMMESAFSLMQMAKTSAKLTLLAKNGIPYFSFLTDPTTGGVTASYAMLGDLNFAEPEALIGFAGPRVIKETIKRDLPEGFQTSEYLLEHGFLDFIIHRKELKSRLTDLLSYFEVKNVVAEALDEEN; from the coding sequence ATGAGTTGGTTCAAACGACTTAAAGAAGGTATTCAGACTGCCACAAAAAACAAAAAGGAAGCACCTGACGGTCTGTGGCATAAATGCAGCCGATGCGGTGAAATGACAACCGTAAAAGAATTGAGAGAAAATCTCTATCTGTGTCCCAAGTGCGATTTTCATGTGCGAGTCAGTTCTAAAGATTATTTTGAACTGATCTTTGATGGTAAATATACCCGTCATTTTGACAATATTTTGTCAGTCGATATGCTCAATTTTAAAGATATCAAGTCATACGAAGAAAGGCTTACTGAAGCCTATAAAAAAACAAGTCTTCCGGATGCAATGTCTGTTGCCAGCGGCAAAGTCGGAAAACATCCCTTAGTTATTGCTTGTATGGATTTTGGTTTTATCGGTGGTTCTATGGGTTCTGTAGTAGGAGAGAAAATCTCAAGGGCCATAGACCTTTGCTTAGAGACCAAAACCCCGCTTATGATTATTTCGAAATCCGGAGGTGCACGAATGATGGAGTCTGCATTTTCATTGATGCAAATGGCCAAAACTTCTGCAAAACTTACCTTGCTCGCAAAAAACGGTATTCCATATTTTTCATTTTTAACCGATCCTACCACCGGAGGGGTGACTGCTTCTTACGCAATGTTGGGTGATTTGAATTTTGCGGAACCGGAAGCTTTAATTGGATTTGCAGGTCCTCGGGTGATCAAAGAAACTATAAAAAGAGATTTGCCGGAAGGCTTTCAAACTTCAGAATATCTTCTCGAACATGGATTTCTGGATTTTATTATTCACCGGAAGGAGCTAAAATCACGATTGACAGATTTGTTAAGTTACTTTGAAGTGAAAAATGTGGTCGCTGAAGCGTTAGACGAAGAAAATTAA
- the bshC gene encoding bacillithiol biosynthesis cysteine-adding enzyme BshC, with amino-acid sequence MESDCLTSCSVPFSGISQLSFKDITYQENPEKLSDFISYIPDYEGIAQAIENRNKFKIDRELLVKTLSENYANIGTKSLQEENIQALTKENSYTIVTAHQPALLTGPAYYFYKIFSTIRLTQNLNQLHPDKKFVPVFISGAEDHDFDEVNHLTLFGKKVEWNTDQTGPVGRFSVTGLDTVIEEISGMLGGSFAEELSKIFRNSISNAVTYNDFVFRILNALFGDYGLLVVNMDNKELKRHSIPIMEKEIVDRPSEKLVLKTQSDLLKLNFKPQAYPRDINLFYMQDQSRERIYFEGERYYINNTNLSFSEAEIIAELHRSPEKFSPNVVMRPLYQEYILPNIAYIGGGGEIAYWLERKEQFKHFNIFFPVLIRRNSLLLVTSSQLKTIQKLGFTASEIFKEEHELINQYIENASATDFHLAGETEEIRVVFDKIASKAKIIDPTLEHYVLGEGVKLLKAVEHIEGRFKKSLKQKEDVSLNQIKNIKSKLFPSNGLQERDESFLPILAMGGRDLMDKIIYACDPMNKSFLIFFV; translated from the coding sequence GTGGAATCAGATTGTCTTACATCCTGTTCTGTCCCGTTTTCGGGAATCAGCCAACTTTCATTCAAGGATATTACTTATCAGGAAAATCCTGAAAAACTAAGTGATTTCATAAGTTATATTCCGGACTATGAAGGAATAGCACAAGCGATTGAGAACAGAAATAAATTTAAAATTGACAGAGAATTGCTCGTAAAAACTTTGTCGGAGAATTACGCTAATATTGGAACGAAATCCTTACAGGAGGAAAATATCCAAGCTTTGACAAAGGAAAACTCATACACCATTGTTACAGCTCACCAACCGGCGCTCCTGACAGGTCCGGCATATTACTTTTATAAGATTTTTTCTACCATCCGGTTAACCCAAAATTTAAATCAACTACATCCTGACAAAAAATTTGTTCCGGTTTTTATAAGCGGAGCAGAAGACCATGATTTTGACGAAGTAAATCATCTGACGCTTTTTGGCAAAAAAGTAGAATGGAATACAGACCAGACAGGGCCTGTGGGAAGGTTTTCAGTCACAGGCTTAGATACAGTCATTGAAGAAATTAGTGGGATGTTGGGTGGAAGTTTTGCTGAAGAGTTAAGCAAAATCTTCCGAAATAGTATATCAAATGCTGTCACTTATAATGATTTTGTGTTCAGGATTTTAAATGCATTATTCGGGGATTATGGTCTATTGGTGGTCAATATGGATAACAAAGAACTCAAAAGACATTCTATTCCCATCATGGAAAAAGAAATTGTCGATCGTCCGAGCGAAAAATTAGTTTTAAAAACACAGTCAGATTTACTAAAATTAAACTTCAAGCCACAGGCTTATCCCAGAGATATCAATCTCTTTTACATGCAGGATCAGTCCAGAGAAAGAATTTATTTTGAAGGAGAAAGATATTATATTAATAACACCAATTTAAGTTTTAGTGAAGCAGAAATCATCGCAGAGCTACATCGATCGCCTGAGAAATTCAGCCCTAATGTTGTGATGCGCCCCTTATATCAGGAATATATTTTGCCAAATATTGCTTACATCGGTGGTGGTGGTGAAATAGCTTATTGGCTTGAAAGAAAAGAACAATTTAAGCATTTCAATATTTTTTTTCCCGTCCTTATCAGAAGAAACTCCTTACTTTTGGTAACTTCATCTCAATTGAAAACCATCCAAAAACTGGGCTTTACAGCATCAGAAATATTTAAGGAAGAACATGAATTAATCAATCAGTACATTGAAAATGCATCCGCCACAGATTTTCATCTTGCAGGAGAAACAGAAGAAATAAGAGTCGTTTTTGATAAAATAGCTTCAAAAGCAAAAATCATTGATCCTACTCTCGAGCATTATGTATTGGGTGAAGGCGTCAAACTTCTGAAAGCAGTAGAGCATATAGAAGGAAGATTCAAAAAATCTCTGAAACAAAAAGAAGATGTATCTCTAAATCAGATTAAAAATATAAAATCAAAATTATTTCCCTCCAATGGCCTTCAGGAGAGAGATGAAAGTTTTCTACCGATACTCGCAATGGGTGGCAGAGATCTGATGGACAAAATCATTTATGCGTGTGACCCGATGAACAAATCTTTTTTAATTTTCTTCGTCTAA
- a CDS encoding dienelactone hydrolase family protein, which produces MKIDSAYAGILSLVILLSFSLGVVAQTQNSFCSLSGSGTSEFAKLGMDLTFVIAHQEPLPFILENQTGSIIKFGCKDGKDGQGYYIPSKVKSDQYIFVIHEWWGLNDYIKREAENMAIAFPNAHILALDIYDGKVATTREEAAASMQSVTQERAENIVHGASEWSGKSAKIATIGWCFGGAWSLKSSILLEEKAVACVIYYGMPVQNEAELKQLKAPVLGIFATQDGWITQKVVQDFEDQMKTLGKSVDIHFYEAVHAFANPSNPGFDKVATEDAGTKTMAFLKKHL; this is translated from the coding sequence ATGAAAATAGATTCAGCTTATGCAGGTATTCTTTCACTTGTCATCCTTCTGAGTTTTTCCTTGGGTGTTGTAGCGCAAACTCAAAATTCATTTTGCAGTCTTTCGGGATCAGGTACTTCGGAATTTGCCAAACTCGGTATGGATCTGACCTTTGTTATTGCACATCAGGAACCGCTTCCGTTTATCCTGGAAAATCAAACCGGTTCTATTATTAAATTTGGCTGCAAAGACGGAAAAGACGGACAGGGATACTATATTCCTTCAAAAGTCAAAAGTGATCAATACATATTTGTCATCCATGAATGGTGGGGATTAAATGATTATATCAAAAGGGAAGCTGAAAATATGGCAATTGCTTTTCCAAATGCCCATATACTTGCATTGGACATATACGATGGAAAAGTTGCAACTACAAGAGAAGAAGCGGCGGCAAGTATGCAGTCTGTGACGCAGGAAAGAGCCGAAAATATAGTCCATGGAGCGTCAGAGTGGTCAGGAAAATCAGCTAAAATAGCTACTATCGGTTGGTGTTTTGGTGGCGCATGGTCTTTGAAAAGCAGTATTCTTTTAGAGGAAAAAGCAGTAGCGTGTGTCATTTATTATGGGATGCCGGTTCAGAATGAAGCTGAATTAAAGCAACTGAAAGCACCGGTTCTTGGAATTTTTGCAACACAAGACGGGTGGATCACACAGAAAGTAGTCCAGGATTTTGAAGATCAAATGAAAACTTTAGGAAAATCTGTGGATATACATTTTTATGAAGCCGTTCATGCATTTGCCAATCCGAGCAATCCGGGATTTGACAAGGTTGCAACGGAAGATGCCGGTACAAAAACGATGGCATTTCTCAAAAAGCATCTGTAA
- a CDS encoding DUF2132 domain-containing protein — translation MDKPKDPLHGITLEYIIIYLHQQYGWEGLADQMRVNCFHFEPSVNSCLKFFRKTPWARKKLEELYVSTLDNLNQKE, via the coding sequence ATGGACAAACCTAAAGATCCTTTACATGGCATCACATTGGAATATATAATTATTTATCTCCATCAGCAATATGGATGGGAAGGACTTGCTGATCAAATGCGGGTAAACTGTTTCCACTTCGAGCCGTCTGTCAATTCATGTCTAAAATTTTTCAGAAAGACTCCCTGGGCAAGAAAAAAACTGGAAGAGTTATATGTATCAACATTAGACAACCTGAACCAAAAGGAATGA
- a CDS encoding acetyl-CoA hydrolase/transferase family protein has translation MIEKWMTADEAVKKVKSGDRVFLQGSAATPIHLIKALIARKSDLQNVELLSISTLGKDVFSDPDFGKHFYINSLFVSDNIRSLVNSHYGSYVPVFLSEIPILFDNKILELDVAFVHISPPDKHGFCSLGTSVDISVAAIRNAKYVIAQVNEQMPRTHGDGIIHLSKIDALVRVNEALPEVSYAAKITEKSLAIGRHIAELIDDRSTLQMGIGAIPDAVLSCLNNHKDLGVHTEMFSDGVISLVENGVITNKYKKKHPGKLVTGFAIGSRKLYDFVDDNPSTVFLDIGYVNDTKVIRSNPRVVAINSALEIDLTGQACSDSIGTYQYSGIGGQMDFMRGASLSVGGKPIIALNSTANNGTSKIVPFLRPGAGVVTTRGHMHYVVTEYGVAYLFGKNLKQRALALTEIAHPDHRESLYKAIFERFDHI, from the coding sequence ATGATCGAAAAATGGATGACTGCTGATGAGGCGGTAAAAAAAGTTAAAAGTGGGGATAGAGTGTTTTTGCAGGGAAGTGCAGCGACACCTATCCACCTGATTAAAGCGCTGATTGCTAGAAAATCTGATTTGCAAAACGTTGAATTGCTGAGTATCTCGACTTTAGGAAAGGATGTCTTTAGTGATCCGGATTTCGGTAAGCACTTTTATATTAATTCATTGTTTGTATCAGACAATATCAGGAGTTTGGTCAACAGCCATTATGGTAGTTATGTACCTGTTTTTTTGAGTGAAATTCCTATATTATTTGATAACAAAATACTGGAGCTTGATGTGGCTTTTGTTCATATTTCGCCACCGGATAAGCATGGTTTTTGTTCCCTTGGAACATCAGTGGATATTTCCGTAGCAGCTATCCGTAATGCAAAATATGTCATTGCTCAGGTTAATGAACAAATGCCCAGAACACACGGTGATGGTATCATTCATCTGAGTAAAATCGATGCTTTGGTACGGGTAAATGAAGCACTTCCGGAAGTAAGTTATGCTGCTAAAATTACTGAAAAAAGTCTTGCTATAGGACGTCATATTGCTGAATTGATTGATGACCGATCCACATTACAGATGGGCATCGGAGCTATACCTGATGCAGTTCTGTCGTGCTTAAATAATCATAAAGATCTTGGTGTACACACGGAAATGTTTTCTGATGGTGTTATCTCATTAGTCGAGAACGGAGTAATTACCAATAAGTATAAGAAAAAACATCCCGGTAAATTGGTGACAGGATTTGCTATCGGAAGCCGAAAACTGTATGATTTTGTAGATGATAATCCATCGACTGTTTTTCTGGACATCGGATATGTAAATGATACCAAAGTCATCCGTTCCAATCCCAGAGTAGTAGCCATCAACTCTGCATTGGAAATAGACCTCACAGGCCAGGCTTGTTCTGATTCTATTGGTACTTATCAGTATTCCGGAATCGGAGGACAAATGGATTTTATGCGAGGTGCATCGTTGTCTGTAGGCGGCAAACCTATCATTGCACTGAATTCAACTGCCAATAACGGTACATCCAAGATTGTTCCTTTCCTCCGTCCGGGTGCCGGTGTTGTAACGACACGTGGACATATGCATTATGTGGTCACGGAATATGGTGTAGCATACTTATTTGGAAAAAACCTGAAACAACGGGCATTGGCACTGACAGAAATCGCACATCCGGATCATCGCGAGAGTTTGTACAAAGCGATTTTTGAACGTTTTGATCATATTTGA
- a CDS encoding DMT family protein: protein MKSILTIFLLVVSNIFMTLAWYGHLKMGEFKWFTKLGITAVIFISWGIALFEYVFQVPANKIGFIGNGGPFTIWQLKVIQEVITLVIFTAFTLLVFKNESLRWNHLIGFIFLVLAVYFIFKK, encoded by the coding sequence ATGAAATCAATATTGACTATTTTCCTTTTAGTCGTATCCAACATTTTTATGACCTTAGCCTGGTATGGTCATCTGAAGATGGGTGAGTTTAAATGGTTCACTAAACTGGGGATTACTGCAGTTATTTTTATTAGCTGGGGAATTGCATTATTTGAATATGTTTTTCAGGTTCCTGCCAACAAAATAGGATTCATTGGCAATGGTGGTCCATTTACTATCTGGCAACTAAAGGTAATACAGGAAGTTATCACGCTTGTGATTTTTACAGCTTTCACTTTATTGGTTTTCAAAAATGAAAGTTTAAGATGGAATCATCTGATCGGATTTATATTTTTGGTATTGGCGGTGTATTTTATATTTAAAAAATGA
- a CDS encoding pyridoxal-phosphate dependent enzyme produces the protein MNPKIDFPVLLPSPIQKIVLPVLREKRLEMYVKRDDLIHPWVSGNKWRKLSLNLDYVIKNQIPQILTYGGAFSNHLYATAGAGALLDLETIGIIRGDGFDNQNPTLKFCEDRNMKMHFVSRSAFKDKENDSEITRILELYPEAYILPEGGTNPKAIEGAGAIIEEIKIQMHKFPDFVAVASGTGGTAAGLMKVFPKKSKLMVFSALKSGYLQKEILKLAEMNECDSLIFFSEYHFGGYAKWNNILLDFIKEFESKTSVPVDHVYNGKLLFGIIDLIEKDFFPRGSTLLWIHTGGLQGKEGLKYMSSEMG, from the coding sequence ATGAATCCGAAAATTGATTTTCCGGTACTTCTTCCCAGTCCGATACAAAAAATAGTTTTACCCGTTTTAAGAGAAAAAAGACTCGAAATGTATGTTAAAAGAGATGACCTGATCCACCCTTGGGTCTCCGGCAATAAGTGGCGGAAGTTATCTCTGAATTTAGATTACGTGATAAAGAACCAAATTCCCCAAATATTAACTTACGGAGGAGCTTTTTCCAATCATCTATACGCCACTGCCGGAGCCGGGGCACTTTTAGATCTGGAGACGATCGGTATAATCAGAGGAGATGGATTTGACAATCAGAATCCTACCTTAAAATTTTGTGAAGACAGAAATATGAAAATGCATTTTGTGAGTCGTTCAGCATTTAAAGACAAAGAAAACGATTCTGAAATAACCAGAATACTTGAATTATATCCGGAAGCTTACATTTTACCTGAAGGCGGTACCAATCCAAAAGCAATAGAAGGTGCAGGTGCCATCATCGAAGAAATCAAAATCCAAATGCATAAGTTCCCTGATTTCGTTGCGGTTGCATCTGGTACAGGTGGCACCGCAGCCGGCTTAATGAAAGTGTTTCCGAAAAAATCCAAACTAATGGTTTTTTCGGCTTTAAAATCAGGATACCTTCAAAAGGAAATTTTAAAATTGGCAGAAATGAATGAGTGCGATTCTCTCATTTTTTTTTCTGAATATCATTTTGGAGGTTATGCAAAATGGAATAATATTTTGCTTGACTTTATTAAGGAATTTGAGTCAAAGACGTCGGTCCCTGTGGATCATGTTTATAATGGGAAATTATTGTTCGGTATTATTGACTTAATTGAAAAAGATTTCTTTCCTCGGGGTAGTACTCTATTGTGGATTCATACCGGCGGATTGCAGGGTAAAGAAGGTCTTAAATACATGAGCTCTGAAATGGGGTAA
- a CDS encoding sensor histidine kinase: MKTRYPLFVLFLLINVSGVFAQFDADSTYSYTDLNKILELARENKDQQVLGMVYYKMAEYESTIFSNNEKALEFFTRAQQYFKISADSTNYFKTNQAIAESYLKAGLPYEASSLLQNNLKHYTAKNDIRNQALTLHALSRFYRSTGETDKSLESLNKAIRLNEALKDSTLFSDIYFDKIRLQSELNEIDSALLNAYLVFKFHSEKKNYIGIAKSLYFIGTLNKKSENFDTAIKYLLRSQEFVSSVPFSEIRKDVYNELSECYAEINDYKKAYTFNLQYNQLNDSILNKNRIETYTNLAIKYGLKDKQSSIEVLKIENQYAEERNRAQRRILYILAVGLIFVLIAVYFIIRFYNQRIASDKIINTQREEINSRKIRELEDNIKISSMQSVIEGQEIERERIAKDLHDSLGGLLSTIKLKFDNAKSTFREAKDEREFHNAQILLDTAVEEVRTIARNLQPGSLKKLGLIPAIKDLINRFEGEQYPDIDFQHYEIPEKMDKMIALSVYRIIQELLTNTLKHAKAKEILIQLNKEDNELVIQYEDDGIGFDANNVRKGMGLENIISRTTYLHGTISIDTKQGEGMSVLIRIKNITDESEN; the protein is encoded by the coding sequence ATGAAAACCCGTTACCCTTTATTTGTTCTATTCCTGTTGATTAATGTTTCAGGAGTATTTGCTCAATTTGATGCGGATAGTACTTATTCTTACACTGACCTGAACAAAATTCTGGAGCTGGCGAGGGAAAATAAAGATCAGCAGGTTTTGGGAATGGTCTATTACAAAATGGCAGAATATGAATCAACTATCTTCTCCAATAATGAAAAAGCATTGGAGTTTTTTACAAGAGCTCAGCAATATTTTAAAATATCAGCCGATTCTACTAATTATTTCAAAACGAATCAGGCGATTGCAGAAAGTTATTTGAAAGCAGGCCTTCCGTATGAAGCTTCGAGTTTACTGCAAAATAATCTGAAGCACTATACTGCAAAAAATGATATCCGTAATCAAGCACTGACTTTACATGCTTTGAGCAGATTTTACAGATCAACCGGCGAAACTGACAAGTCGCTTGAAAGTCTTAATAAAGCGATCAGATTAAATGAAGCACTTAAAGACAGTACCCTGTTCAGTGATATTTATTTTGATAAAATACGTCTTCAATCTGAGTTAAATGAAATAGATAGTGCTTTGCTGAATGCTTACCTTGTTTTTAAATTTCACAGTGAGAAAAAAAATTATATCGGAATAGCCAAAAGTCTGTACTTTATTGGAACACTAAACAAAAAAAGTGAAAATTTTGATACAGCCATAAAATACTTACTCAGGAGTCAGGAATTTGTAAGTTCAGTTCCTTTTTCTGAGATCAGAAAAGATGTATATAATGAACTTTCTGAATGTTATGCAGAAATCAATGATTATAAAAAAGCATACACTTTTAATCTTCAATACAACCAACTCAATGACAGTATCCTCAATAAAAACCGTATTGAAACTTACACCAACCTCGCCATAAAATATGGTTTGAAGGATAAACAATCAAGCATTGAAGTTTTAAAAATCGAAAATCAATATGCCGAAGAAAGAAACAGGGCACAGCGACGAATCTTATATATTCTTGCTGTAGGTTTAATTTTTGTCCTGATAGCCGTTTACTTTATTATCAGATTTTACAATCAGCGCATAGCCAGTGATAAAATAATCAATACACAAAGAGAGGAGATCAACTCCAGAAAAATCAGAGAACTGGAAGATAACATCAAGATCAGCAGTATGCAATCGGTAATAGAAGGTCAGGAAATAGAACGCGAACGCATTGCCAAGGACCTGCATGACAGTTTGGGTGGATTGCTGAGTACCATTAAACTGAAATTTGATAATGCAAAATCTACGTTTCGGGAAGCAAAGGATGAACGCGAATTTCACAATGCACAAATTCTGTTGGATACGGCCGTAGAAGAAGTCAGAACTATTGCCAGAAACTTACAACCGGGTTCACTCAAAAAGTTGGGATTAATACCTGCCATCAAAGATCTTATCAACCGATTTGAAGGTGAACAATATCCGGATATCGATTTCCAGCACTACGAGATACCTGAAAAAATGGATAAAATGATTGCTTTATCCGTTTACCGAATTATTCAGGAATTACTGACCAACACCCTGAAACATGCAAAAGCAAAAGAAATACTGATCCAGTTGAATAAAGAAGATAACGAGTTGGTTATACAATATGAAGATGACGGCATTGGATTTGATGCGAATAACGTCAGAAAAGGAATGGGGCTTGAAAACATTATTTCCAGAACTACTTACTTACATGGTACGATATCCATTGATACCAAACAAGGGGAAGGTATGTCTGTACTAATCAGGATAAAGAACATAACAGATGAATCCGAAAATTGA
- a CDS encoding response regulator transcription factor, with the protein MIKLLVADDHTMFVDGIESILNAESDMEVVGKCYDGPSVMSFVKDNETDIVLLDVNLPGMNGMDVCKSLSQQYPKVKVLAISMFNEESFVTEILNHGAKGYILKNTGREELLKAIRTIYEGASYFSKDVTETIMKGLMNLRKASSTSSVFFPKLSRREKEVLKLIAQEFTTQEIADSLFISLKTVESHRSSLLSKLNARNSVGLVRIAIENNLLE; encoded by the coding sequence ATGATAAAACTTTTGGTTGCAGATGACCATACGATGTTTGTAGATGGAATTGAATCCATTCTGAATGCTGAAAGTGATATGGAAGTTGTAGGTAAATGTTATGATGGTCCTTCTGTTATGTCATTTGTAAAAGACAACGAGACGGACATTGTACTTCTGGATGTAAACCTTCCGGGAATGAATGGCATGGATGTCTGTAAATCATTATCTCAACAGTATCCTAAGGTCAAGGTATTGGCTATTTCAATGTTTAACGAAGAAAGTTTTGTCACTGAGATACTTAACCACGGAGCAAAAGGTTATATCCTTAAAAACACCGGACGGGAAGAATTGCTGAAAGCCATACGCACTATTTACGAAGGAGCTTCGTATTTTTCTAAAGATGTCACAGAGACCATCATGAAAGGATTGATGAATTTGCGTAAAGCTTCCTCCACATCATCGGTCTTTTTTCCTAAATTATCAAGAAGAGAAAAAGAAGTTCTGAAGTTGATTGCGCAGGAGTTTACTACTCAGGAAATTGCTGATTCTTTATTCATCAGCCTCAAAACAGTAGAATCTCACAGGAGTAGTCTTCTCTCAAAACTAAATGCACGCAATAGTGTCGGCTTGGTCAGGATTGCTATTGAAAATAATTTGCTGGAGTAA